A single region of the Pseudomonas sp. GGS8 genome encodes:
- the pdxJ gene encoding pyridoxine 5'-phosphate synthase — MTTSNRILLGVNIDHVATLRQARGTRYPDPVKAALDAEEAGADGITVHLREDRRHIQERDVLLLKDVLQTRMNFEMGVTEEMMAFAERIRPAHVCLVPETRQELTTEGGLDVAGQEARIKAAVERLAKIGCEVSLFIDADERQIEASRRVGAPAIELHTGRYADAETPTEVAEELKRVADGVAFGLAQGLIVNAGHGLHYHNVEAVAAIKGINELNIGHALVAHALFVGFKSAVSEMKALILAAALKG; from the coding sequence GTGACCACCAGCAATCGCATTCTTCTTGGCGTGAACATCGACCACGTTGCCACCCTGCGTCAGGCCCGGGGTACTCGTTACCCGGATCCGGTCAAGGCAGCGCTGGACGCGGAAGAGGCGGGCGCTGACGGCATCACCGTGCACCTGCGTGAAGACCGTCGGCACATCCAGGAGCGCGACGTGTTGCTGCTCAAGGACGTGCTGCAAACCCGCATGAACTTCGAAATGGGCGTCACCGAAGAAATGATGGCGTTCGCCGAGCGTATCCGCCCGGCGCATGTTTGCCTGGTGCCGGAAACCCGCCAGGAACTGACCACTGAAGGCGGTCTGGACGTAGCGGGGCAGGAAGCGCGGATCAAGGCGGCGGTGGAGCGCCTGGCGAAGATCGGCTGTGAAGTGTCGCTGTTCATCGACGCTGACGAGCGGCAGATCGAAGCGTCCCGCCGTGTCGGTGCTCCGGCCATTGAATTGCACACTGGGCGTTACGCGGACGCCGAGACGCCAACCGAAGTTGCCGAGGAGCTCAAGCGTGTGGCCGATGGCGTGGCATTCGGCCTGGCCCAAGGCCTGATCGTCAACGCCGGCCACGGTTTGCACTATCACAACGTCGAAGCTGTTGCGGCGATCAAGGGCATCAACGAACTGAACATCGGCCATGCGCTGGTGGCCCATGCGTTGTTCGTCGGGTTCAAGTCGGCGGTGTCGGAAATGAAGGCGCTGATTCTGGCTGCTGCGTTGAAAGGCTAG